Part of the Posidoniimonas polymericola genome, GCCGTCGATCTCGAGGGCGGTGGCGGTGAGCTTCTCGCACGCGTACTCGGCGTGGCCGCGGAGCTCGGACGGCATGCCCGGCAGGTTCGGCTTCGAGCCCCTCATCAGCTTGCGGCCAATCAGCCACTTGAGGTACGGCATCGCGACCGGAGCCAGCTTCAACGCGTGCGCCGGGTTCAGCGGGTTGGGCCGCTGGATGCCCGCCGCGGCGAGCGCCTTGCCGACCGGCTCGAAATAGGTCTTGCCGTGGCGCTTGACCAGCGACTTGAAGAACGCCATGCCGAGCATCTCCCCCTCGCCCTCGTAGATGCAGGGGGCGAGGAAGTCGTGCACGTTGTCACCGAAGGCGTGCCCGTGCAGGAATGAGCGGCCGCCGTGGGTCTTCATGTACAGCTCGATCGCGGCGTGCTTCATCGACTCGCTGCCGAAGATCTTGGCGATGATGCACTCCATCTCGCCGCGGTAGCCGCGGTCCAAGAGGTCGCTGCACCAGGCCACGAGCGCGTCGCAGCCGACGATCAGGCCGGCCATCTCGCCCAGGCGCCTCTGCACGAGCTCGCGGTGGGCGATCGGCTCGCTGTAGGTCACGCGGAAGTGGGCCCACGGGATCATGTCGGCCATCATCTGCCGCATCGTGCCGGCCGCGTTTGCGCACAACGAAACCCGCCCCAGGTTCAGCCCGTGGTAGGCGATGGTCAGCCCGTCCCCCTTGACCGGCTTCAGCAGGTTCTCTTGCGGGACGCGGAAGTTGTTGAACACGATGCCGCGGTTGTAGAGCCGCGCCAGCGCGTGGATGCCGTACTTCTTCAGCTGGAACTGCTCGTTCTCTTCGGCCGGCAGGTCGACCACCAGCACGGCCGGCTTGTCGTCGACCAGGCAGACCAGGCCGATCGTCCTGCCGGGCACGACGTTCGAGATGAACAGCTTCTCGCCGTTCACCACGTAGGAGTCGCCGTCGAGCACGGCCGTGGTCCGCAGCGCGGTGAGGTCGCTGCCGGCGCACGGCTCGGTCAGCGCGAAGGCGCTCAGCCGGCTGCCGTCCGCCAGCCCGGGCAGGAACCGCTGCTTCTGGTCGGCGTTGCCGAAGGTCTTGACCGGGTCGACCGCGCCGATGCAGCCGTGGATTGAGGCCAGGCCGGCGATCGTGCCGTCGAGGGTCGCCATCCGGGCGAGGAACGCGGCGAAGCTGCTGAACGAACAGTCGCTGCCGCCGAACTCTTTGCCGACTAGCAGTCCCCAGTAGCCGACGCCCGCCAGCTCCTGCAGGACCTCTTCGCGGGTCTTGCCCTCGTCGTTGAGCAGCGTGCCGGCCTGCTTGTGCCGGCTGACCACGGCGATGGAGTCGTCCATCACCTTCTGGACCTCGGCCGGCGTCTTGGGGGGCGTGCTGAGGAACTCGTCGGTCGGGACCGAGCGGTCCCACACCGCGCGGTGGGCCGGGCTGTTGACGGTCTGGTACTGGGCGGCGAACAGCTGCTCGACCTGGTCGTCGGCGGTGTCGATGGCGCCAGTGCGGCGGGCCTCGTCGTCGGACTTGCCGCCGAGCTTCAGCGCGGTCTCCGCGAACGACTCGACGTGCTCCGCCGCGGATTGTGCTGCGGGCGCGTGGTGGTCGGTGCCGGGGTCTTGCAGATCGGTCGCCATGGTTTCTCCGCCTTTTGCGTCGGGTTTTGCCTTACCTAAGTATACGTCTGCAGTGGGGCGTCGGCTCTCGCGAGAGTCGGTCAATTTGGCCGCGCGGGTGGGATTCCGCCCAGTTATTCCGGCTTTTTCGGAAGCCGCTCGCCGGCAGCCAGCCCGCGGCCTGGGCAGGAAATCGACTCGCCAGCGCGGCGGTGCTATCATGGGCTCCCGTCTGATAGCTTCTGCCGGGCGTGGCACGTCCAGCATCGAAAGAGCGGCTGTTCGCCGCAGGGAGAATTGCGCGCATGGTTCGCCGCTGGTTTCTGCTGTCGTCGTTAGTCTGGGCTGTCGCAAGCGCATCCGGTGCAGTCGAGGTCGGCTTCTCGTCAGACGACGACTTGGACAAGTTCACCGTTGACTTTCACGGCTACCCCGTGATCACCGGCGGCGACTCCGGCGTGGGCGGCACCGCCAGCTTGGAGATCTACGGGACGGTCGACGCGACCTACAACGCGAAGAGCTTTGCGCTGAGCAACGTTGGCGACACGATTGGCGTCTCGACGTTCTTCCGCACCGGCGTCCTCGAAACGCTCGGCTCTGGGTTCTTCACAACCTACGGCGAGGTGTTCCTCACCGACGAGCCAGACGGCGTTGTCTACAGCAACGACGCCGCATTCGTCGAGTTCGGCCGCGACTCGACCGCCGACTTTTTGCGCGCTGGCCCGCTGCAGGCTGGGGGCGGGTCGTACCCCGGTTTCAGCGAGGACTTCTCCGTTGGCACCCTGCAGGACAACCGCTGGTACAAGCTCGGGCTCGAGCTCGAGCACCTCGGCAGCGGGGACATCGGGTGGGAGGTGAGCCTCGAGGACTTCGGCGCGGGCGGCGACGCCTCGCTGGGCGTCGTGATGTCGGCGTCTCGCACGATCCGCGACAACCTCGGCCTCAAGTTCGATCCGGCCCTGTACGCGGGGTTCACCGCGCGTGGCGGGCAGGATCACGTAACCGCCGTGGACAACTTTGCTGTCGAGGTCCCGGGCGGCTCGTCCAACGAGTTGGTGATCGGACCGACCTTTGACGTGGCGTACCGGCCGGGCGATATTTCGTCGCTCGTCGAGGGCAGGACTTCCCTGGTTGTCGGCGGATTCGCAGGTTCCGACAACACGCCCGAGGAAGAGCCGGTTTTCGAGTTCCCGCTCGACTCAATCCCTCGGGGTGCGAGGATCGAGTCGGCAACCCTGAGGGTCAACACGGGCACGTCCTCGGGCGCCCCCCGGATCGTGGTGACCGGCTACGAGGGGGACGGCCTGGCCTCGCTATCCGATGGCGAAGCCGACGGGACGCTGGTCGCCTACACCGGCCCGGAGAGCTGCTGCGGGGGCGTGTCCGTGCCGCTGTTCACGAACTTCGTCCAGGCGCTGGCGAGTCGCGACGCCTCGCACCTGGGTCTCCGACTCCGGAGCGACGATCTGCCACAATACGTGAACGTCTACGCCGGCGAATCGACATTCTCGAGCGGCCCGCTCCTGGAGATCACTTATTCCATGCCGGGCCTTCCCGGCGATTTTACCGCCGACGGCCGCGTCGACGCGGCGGACTACTCCGTCTGGCGGGCGACCAACGGCAGCGCGGTCGACCTCCGGGCCGACGCCAACGGCAGCGGCGCGGTCGATCAGGGCGACTACGACATCTGGCGGCAGAACTACGGCGCGAGCGCGCCGGAGGACGTGGTGAACGGGGGCTTCGAGTCCAACGGACTTGAGGGCTGGCAGACGGTCGCAACGCCGAACGCCAACATCTCCTTCGGTTACCCCTTGGTGAGCTCGTTTGACGTGACGGGCGATGGCGTTTCGTCGCCCGCCATGCGGATCCGGGCGGGCCAGGACGACTACATCGATGACGAGGTTGCCGGCGGCGGGGTGAGCCAGCTGCTCTTCCTGACGGGCGGCGACTACGTGGTGGCGGCCGACATCGCGTCGCAGAATTTGTCGTCCGGCGGAAACACGGCGCCGGGGAGATTTGAGCTGTGGCTGGCCGGCCAACTGGTGGATGTCGTCGACATGAACGGCCAGAGCATCGCCGGCGGGCAGGTGATCCGCGACTCGCTCGCCGGCACGGCGCTGGGCGTGGCGCCGGGCTGGTACGACCTCGAGCTGCGTTTCCTCCGTCCGGCCGTAAACTCGGTCGCCATCTACGGCTACTTTGACAACATCACGCTGGCCCTCGCGTCGCCATCGATCACGGCGGTTCCCGAACCCGCCGCTGCAGCCCTGGCGTTGGTGCTGGGCGCGGCGCTGATGCGCGGCCGGCGGTCGAGCAACGCTGGCTAGCAGAAGAAGGAGGGCCCGCGACAACCGCGGACCCTCCCTGGGCAGAGTCGACAAAGCAGACCTACCGCCGCCGCCAGCCAACCACGCCTGCCAGCGTCAACGCCGCGAGCGCGACGGTCGCCGGCTCTGGGACAGCGGTCAGCGTGACCCGGGCGATGCCCACGGGCAGCTCATTGAAGTTCAGCCCGGTGAGGTCGAAGCCGTCGTTGTTGAGGAAGTTGGCGTACGGGTCGCCTGCGACGTTGGCGACGACAGTCGTGGCGTCCGCGGGGCCCTGGTCAGGTCCCGTTTGGCCGGCGATGCCGCCGAAGCCGGCCCCGGGGAACAGCCCGTTCAGGCCACCCAGGTCGGGCGCGGCGAAGTCGAAGTCCTCTTCTTCGGTGCCGGCGTCGTTTACCGTGCCGGGGGCGCCGATCACGAAGCTCAGCGAGCCCGACCCGTCAAGCAGGTCCATCAGGTCATGGGCCGTAGGCGAGCCGTTGGCGACAAAGTAGTCGTTGCTCGGCAGCACCATCGAGGCGTAGGAGAAGTAGCGGTTGGCGCCGTCGCTGGCGATGCTGAACACCTGGCTGGTGGTCTGTCCCGGCAGCAGCGGACCAGGTCCGGCGCTGACGATCGTCCCGTCGACGCGCTGGCCCGCGGGCTGGGCGTTGTCGAAGGTTCCGCTGACGCCGCCGTCGACGTAGGTCCGGCCGGCGAGGAAATCGGCAGAGATCGGTCCTGTGTTGCCGTCCTCCGCGAGCCGCTCGAGGCCCGGTTGGGCGGACAGCCCGCCGTCGTAGCTGTCGAAGCTGCCGTCGTGGAAGCCGACCCAGACCGGGGTCAGCACGGCGCCGCCGGCGGGCGCCAGGCTTTCGATTGTGACGCGGATGTCGACCGCCGACGCGGCAGTCGCGGAAGCGGCCAGGGTGAGTGCAATAAGCGTGGTGCGGAGCATCTTCTGTGTCCTCGGGGTGGCGGCCGCGCGTACCGGTAGCACGGCAGGAAAGCGGGAGGCCAGCGGGCAGGCGCCAGCGGGCGTACAGACGGCAGTGGGGCGAGCCCCCGTGCCTGACACAGGATTAGTCGCGCGGCGGGGCCGGTTATTACACCGCGGCTAGAAATTTTTTCGCGGCCGCGCGAATGTAACCTGGCTCACACTGCGTAAGCAGGCTCGCACCGCGGGGGCTAGGCGTCGTCGCCGTGGGCCTGCGTCCCTCTTGCCTGCGCAACCGAGCGGGCGATGCGTTGCCGCATCTCGTCGGGCATCTGCTGCGCCTGCGACACCCGTGACCGGGCCGCCTGGTCGATCTGGCTGAGCTGGGACGCCAGCTGCCGGCACCGCTTGCAGCTCACCTGGTGCAGCCGCACCGACCACCGCTCGACCGGGCTGAGGCTGCGGAAGCTGGCGTCCGAGAGCAGCCGCGCAGACTCCTCGCAGCGGAGCGTCAGCAGCATCTTGATGGCGCGGAGGGTGCTCACCCGATTACTCGTCGAACCAGCGGGATTTGAGTTCGCGGCGCAGTTCCAGGCGTGCGCGGCAGAGTCTCACCGACAGGTTAGTCGGGGAAATCTGCAAATGCCTACAGACTTCTTCGGTCGTTAGCCCGTCCATCACCATCAGGATAAACGCCTCGGCGAGGGTAGGGTTGATGTTTTCTAGGCATTTATCGAAGACCTCGGCGAATTCCTGTGACTCCAGGGCTGCCCCGTCCCGATCACGCCAGCGGGCGCCGTCGCCGGCGGCGAGCAGGGCCTCGACCGCCTCGGAGTCGGACGAGTCGGCGGCGGGGCGTTCGGGCCGCCGCGACGATCGGCGGTAGTGGTCGACAATCTTGTGCCGCAGGATCCCGACCAGCCACGTGCCGCGGCTGGCGTCGCCCGAGTATCGCTCGTTCGCCCTGATCGCGGCGAGCAGGGTCTCCTGCACAAGGTCTTCGGCAACCGCCGCGTCGCCGCCGACGCGGGGAAGTGCGTAGCCGTACAGCAGGTCGCCGTGCTCCTCGAGCCACCTGACGGCGAAGTGTTCGGGGGGCTGTTCCATACGGATGGGCGACGCGTGTGGCCGTGGGACGGGCGACGCCCCCTTGTCTCTCCTGCGGTTCTCGCTGGATGATACCACTGTGGACCCACGGTTCCCACAGTCCCCGGCGCCTCTTACCCCGCAACTTCCTTCGCCATGCACGACCCGCGAATCACCAAACTGGCCAACCTGCTGCTCGACCACAGCTGCGAGCTGAAACGCGGCGAGACCATCCTCATCGAGGCGATCGACCTGCCCGAGCAGAACCTGACCTGCGCGCTGATCGAGGGCGCCGCCGCCCGCGGCGCGACGCCGCTAGTCACCACCAAGGACCTCACCGTGCTCCGCTCGCTGTACCGCACCGCCACGCCCGAGGCGATGAAGCTGGCCGGCAAGCTGGAACGCAACCGGATGGAGCAGGTCCAGGCGTACATCGGCGTGCGGGGCAGCGGCAACAGCAGCCAGCACGCCGACGTCCCCTCGGAAAAGATGGACCTGTACCAGGAGCACTGGCTGCGGAACGTCAACGACTACCGGGTCCCCAAGACCAAGTGGGTGGTGCTGCGGTACCCGACCGACTCGTTCGCCCAGGCAGCCGGCATGAGCACCGAGGCCTTCACCGACTTCTACTTCGACGTCTGCACGGCCGACTACGCCAAGATGGCCGAGAACCAGAAGCCGCTGATCAAGCGGATGGAGGACGCCGACAAGGTGCGGATCGTCGGCCCCGGTGAAACCGACCTAACATTCTCCATCAAGGGCATCCCCGTGCGGCCCTGCGCCGGCCAGCGGAACATCCCCGACGGCGAGGTCTTCACCGCGCCGGTCCGCGACAGCCTCAACGGCGTGATCCATTACAACACCCAGAGCCGCTATCAGGGCACGGTGTTCAGCGACATCCGCTTCGAGTTCAAGGACGGCAAGATCGTCGACGCGACGGCCAACAACACCGAACGGCTCAACACGCTGCTCGACTCCGACGAGGGCGCCCGCTTCGTCGGCGAGTTCGCAATCGGCTGCAACAACTACGTCCGCCACCCGATGCTCGACACGCTGTTCGACGAGAAGATCGGCGGCAGCCTGCACCTCACCCCAGGCCAGGCGTACGAGGACGCCGACAACGGCAACCGCAGCCGCATCCACTGGGACCTGGTGCTGATCCAGCGCGAGGACTACGGCGGCGGCGAGATCTACTTCGACGACCAGCTCATCCGCAAGGACGGCTTCTTCGTGGTCGACGACCTCAAGGGCCTCAACGAGGGTTTGTAGCGCCCTCGCTCTGGCGGCGTGTGTCGTGGGTAACACCGGCCCTCGCGGTCCTGGCGTCGTTGCCGAACCGGCCGACTCGAAACCAGTAGTTAGACGGCGTGCTAACGGGAAGTCTCTGGGGAGGGACAACGTGTCGCGTTTGAAATCGATCCTAGCGAGTGACGACTGGTCGGCCGTGCTGATTGGCGGCGGGCTGCTTACGGTTTCGCTCCTGTTGGTAACGGCGACGCTGCCGGAGGCGGCGTCCGACGCGGCGATCACCAACCCGCTTGACGGCTGGTTCGCAAAGCCCGGCAAGTGGGAGTCCAACCCCGTCGCCGCCTTGTGGAGCTCGGCGCGCGACAACGAGCTGCTGGGAATCGGCGGCGCGTTTGCCGCTGGACTGGTGCTGTTCGGCGCGGTGGTCGCCGCCCGCGGAGATTCGTGGGCAGCCTTCGCCAAGGCCTTTGCTGGGTTGTTCGCCCTGGGGTTGCTGGCGCTGATGATCACCAGCCAGGCGGCTATCAAGGCGTACAACCTGGAGTACGCGTTGTGGGCCCTGGCAATCGGCCTGGCGATCAGCAACACGGTCGGCCTGCCGGACTGGCTGCGGCCGGCGGCGCGGACCGAGCTGTACATCAAGACCGGCCTGGTGCTGTACGGCGCGAAGGTGCTAATCGGCGAGCTCTACCAGCTAGGCCCGCCCGGCCTGGCCGTGGCGTGGGTCGTGACGCCGGTCGTGCTGATCACCACGTACTGGTTCGGCCAGCGGGTGCTCGGCATCGAGTCGAAGACGCTCAACATGGTGATCTCTGCCGACATGAGCGTGTGCGGCGTGTCGGCCGCCATCGCCACGGCGAGCGCCTGCCGCGCGAAGCAGAAGGAGCTGACGCTCGCGATCAGCATCTCGCTGCTGTTCACGGTGGTGATGATGATCCTGCTGCCGATGGCCGCGGTGGCGCTCGGCCTGAGCGAGGAGGTCGGCGGCGCGTGGATCGGCGGCACGATCGACTCGACCGGCGCGGTGGTCGCGTCCGGCCAGGCATTAGGCGAGCGGGCCGCCACCGTGGCGATCACGATCAAGCTGATCCAGAACCTGCTGATCGGCCTGACCGCGTTCGGTGTTGCGGTCTACTGGGTGCGGTTTGTCGACCGCGACTCGGACGTCAAGCCGAGCCTGTGGGAAGTCTGGACGCGGTTCCCGAAGTTTGTCATTGGGTTCTTGGGGGCGTCGCTTGTGTTTTCGATGGTCCAGGCGTGGGCGCCCGGCGGCGAGTCGATCGTCAACGCGGCGCTCAAGCAGGGGACCGAGCCGCTGCGTTCCTGGTTCTTCTGCCTGGCGTTTGTCAGCATCGGCCTGGAGAGTAACTTCCGCGAGCTGGCCCACGCGATCGACGGCGGCAAGCCGCTCGTGCTGTACGTGTGCGGCCAGTCGCTCAACCTGGCCCTGACGCTGGCGATGGCCAGCCTGGTGTTCTAATTCCAAATTGTTCGTTCGCGGTCAGCGCCGCGACAGCGAGGAAAGAGTTGGCGAGAGATGGAGTGGTTGGATTCGCTGCCGGTGGGTGTGCTGGCCCTGTTGATCTTCTGCCTGCGGATTTTTGATGTCTCGCTTGGCACGGTGAGGACCATCGCGGTCGTGCAAGGCCGGTCGACCGTGACGGTGCTGCTCGGCTTCATCGAGGTGCTGGTGTGGGTCACCACGGTGACGCACGTCGTGCAGCGGGCGACCGGCAACCCGGTGCTGCTGGTCGCGTACGCGGGGGGCTTCGCGGCGGGCAACGCGGTCGGCATCGCGGTCGAGAAACGCCTGGCCCTCGGCGCAGTGATCGTGAGGTTCGTGTCCCAATCGGCCGGGCAGGAGGTGGCCGAACTGCTGAAGCGGCGGTCGCCCAAGGTGTTCCAGTTCGAGGGCCGCGAGCACCTGGCGCCGGTCACGCTGATCTACGTGCCCGCCCGGCGCCGCGACGCGCGGCGGCTGATCAAGCAGGCGATGGAGATCGACCCCAGCCTGTACTACGCGGTCGACTCGGTCCGCGAGTCGAACTGGAACCAGCCGAGCCCCGCCCTGCCGACCGGCTGGCGGAGCGTGGCGAAGAAGAAGTAGGGCTGGGGGCGCCCGGCGCCACTTTGCGCAAACTGGGCGCCGAGAGAACCGTCGCCCGAGCCGCTTCGTAGGAACAGGAGAGCCCCCGTGTTGACGCGGGCGGGCCGCGAGCGGGGGCCGGATTGCTTTGGGGCGAGCCGCCCCGAAGGAGGCTGCAATGTTACGGTCGATGGTTCCTTGGCGGGAGAGGTTCCCCGCCACGTTCTCCCGGTTTGAGAACGAGATGGAAGACCTCATGGAACGCTACCTCGGCGCGGGCGAAGACTGGTCGGTCAACCGCTTCACGCCCTCGCTCAACGTGACCGAGACCGACAGGTCGTACGAGGTCACCGCCGAGCTGCCCGGCCTGGCGCCCGAAGACGTGTCGGTCGAGATGACCGGCGGCACGCTGGTGGTCTCTGGGGAGAAGAAGGAAGAGAAAGAGGAGAAGGGCAAGACGGTTCACCGGGTAGAGCGGAGGCACGGCGAGTTCCGCCGCGTCGTGCAGCTCCCCGACGCCGCCGACAGCAAGGGCGTCGAGGCGACGTTCGAGCACGGCGTGCTGACTGTGAAAGTCCCCAAGAGCGTCGAACAACGCCCCAAGAAGATCGCCGTGAAGTCGCCCGTGAAGTCAACCGAGAAATGACGTCGCGGCGCCTTCAGCGGGCGCACCCCCCGCGGTCGCGCAAGCGCACGGCCGCGGGATTCTTGCAAACTACTCGGTAGTGACTTTGAGTTTGATTACCGAGTCGATCGGATCGGGCGCCTGCTCGGGAAGCGTCAGCGTGAATTGCGTCTCGGTGGCGTCGACCTGCAGTTCAGACCCGTTGGCGAGTAGCTCCGCGGTAGCTGCCTTCAGCCCACCCAACGGCGCAGTCAGGCGTCCGTCCTCGGGCCAGTCGAACACGTGCAGGTACAGGGACCCCGCGTCGCCGTCTCGCTTGACGGTGCAGCGGCCCCAGGGGATTTCGATTGGGCTGGCGGACGTGCCGTAGATCGACTCGCCGTTGACGCGCATCCACTCGCCGATCTGGGCGAGCCGCTCCAGGCTGGCCGCGGGGATTTCGCCCTCGGCGGTCGGGCCGACGTTCAGCAGGTAGTTGCCCCCCTTCGACGCGATGTCGACCAGGTTGCGGACGAGCGTCTCCGTGGACTTCCATTTGTGGTCGTCGGCACGGAAGCCCCAGGTGTCGTTCATCGTCATGCACGACTCCCAATCGACGCCCGGCAGGCCGGTCGCGGGGATCTGCTGCTCGGGCGTGCCGAAGTCGCCGGCGTACTGCTGGTCGCCCTTGCTGAGGCCCTCCATGCCCTTGCGGCCTTTGCCGACGCGGTTGTTGATGATCAGGCTCGGCTTGAGGCCGCGGAGGTAGCTGTAGAGCCGCTTGCCGTCTGGCTCGGTCCACCAGTCGGGCCACTCGCCATCAAACCACAGCACCTCGGGGTCGCACGATTCGAGCAACTCGGCCAGCTGCTGCTCCATGTACTTGATGTACTCGGCCTTGCGGCCCTCTTTGATCGTCGACGGGTTGTAGCGGCCGTCGGCGCTCTTGCCCTGCGCGGGGTGGTGCCAGTCCATGATGGAGTAGTAGGTGCAGAACTTCAGGCCCTCGGCGCGGCACGCCTCGGACAGCGGCCGCAGCAGGTCGCGCCCGTAGGGAGTCGCGTCGACGACGTCCCACTCGGTGGTCTTGGTGTCGAACAGGCAGAAGCCGTCGTGGTGTTTAGAGGTGATCACCACGTACTTCATACCGGCCTGCTTGGCCGCCTTGGCCCAGGCGGCCGGATCGTACTTGGTCGGGTTGAACTGCGCGGCGAGCTGCTCGTACTCATCGACCGGGATGTCGGCGGTGTTCATGATCCACTCGCCGATCCCGGCCTGCTTCTCGCCATTCCACTCGCCGGCCGGCGCCGCGTAGAGCCCCCAGTGGATGAACATCCCGAACCGGGCGTCCCGCCACCAGGCCATCCGGGTGTCGGCTTCGTCGGCAGGGAGCGCGTGACCAGCTGCCTGTTCCGCGGGTTCGGCTGACGCGGCTTGGGGGAAGTTGGCTGCAAGAATCGCAAGCAGCAACGGCAACATTCGGCGGCGCATGACGGTAGAGCTCCAGAGGAGATGGACAAGAAGCTAGCGGCTCGCACTCGACCCGGGCGCCGCGTTACTCGCTGACGTGCTCGAGCACCGCGTAGCAGCCGGGGTTCCAGCCGTAGCATAGCACGTACAGCTTGCCGCCGACCACCACGCCGGCCGCGTTGTGGATGTGGTCGAACTCCTTGATGCCCAGGTCTTCTTGCGGGCGGAGCGTGGCGATCACTTTATCGCCCCGCACGAGTTTCACCACGCCGGGCTCGCCGTCCTTGCCCTGCAGGCAGCCGACTACCGCGAGCTGCTCGCCCTGCCAGTCGACGAAGTCGACGTCGCACGGGTTCGCGTCGACGAGGTCGATCGAGCCGAGGAACTCGCCCTCCTGGTTGAACCGCTGCAGCCACTGCCGCTCGCGGTCGGCGATCACCAGCGCGTTGTCGGCCGGGTCGAGCGTGACGCCGTGGTTGGTGGAGAACTTGCCGGAGGTGCGGCCGTCGCCGGGGACCGCGCCGCCGAAGTAGAAGTCCTCGTACTCGGCCTTGTCGACATCGGCGGTCAGCACGTACTTGCCGGGCGAGTAGCCGTCACAGACGACCATCCGGCCGCCCGCCGCGAACTCGACGTCGGTCGGGCGGTAGGGGTTTGCTTCGTCCCGGTAGTAGTCGTTGACCGCCGGGCGGCCCATCCGGGCGATGTCCTGGCCCTCTTTGCTGATGATGTGGATCTCGGCGTGCTCGTTGTCGGGCAGCACGAGGACGCCGCCGTCGCGGTTGAGATAGGCCGTGTTGTGCAGCCCGCCGGTCCGCACCGCCTCGGAGCTGGGGATGACGGTTTTGGTCTTCAGGTCGGCCGAGATCCGCACGGGGCCGCAGTTCTTCAGGCCGAAGTAGATCTCGCCGTTCGGGGCCTTCGCGAAACCGCCGTGAGCCTTGACCAGGTGCTCGTTGACCTCGGCCGGCAGCTCGCTGAGCTCAGCGTTGTAGCGGAAGCGGAACTCGCCGGCGCCGGTCACCGCGTCGGCCGGCGGGGCGGCGGTGGAGGTCTGTTCGGGCGTGGCTTCTGCGTGCACGTGCCCGTCGTGGGCCAAGGCCGCGGTGGGCGCGCAGAGCAGGAGTAGAACGGCAGTGGTGCGGAACGGCATGACAGACTCGCAGCGGTGGGAGGTCCAGGAAGTGACGGCCAAGGTCGCCAGGGTCGCGACGACCACCACTGTAGCTGCCGCCGCGGCGCGGAGCTAGTCTGCCGCAGCGGGCCGCCGCGCCGGGGCCTACTCCTTGAGCTGGAACAGGCGGCTGAGCGCGTCGAGCAGCTTGCGGGGCGAGCCCGATTTCGACTCGTCGCGGAGCGACTCCATCGGCGCGTGCAGCATCTTGTTGACCAGCCGGTCGGCGAAGCGGCGGACCTCGTCGCGGGCGTCGCTGTCGAGTTCTGGCAGCTTGTTGAATAGCCGGTCGAGCTCCAGCTCCTTCGGCTCTTCCAGCCCGCTGCGGAGCCGGGCGATAACCGGCGCCGAGATCCGGTGCCGGGCGTCGACGAAGAACTTCTCACGCTCTTCGTCGATGATCCGCTCGGCCAGCGGCAGCTCGCGTTCGCGGGCGCTGCGGTTGGCGTCGCACGCCAGGCGGAGGTCGTCGATCGAGTAAAGGTAGACGCCGATCTCGTCGGCGATGCGGGGGTCGA contains:
- a CDS encoding DUF5698 domain-containing protein, translated to MEWLDSLPVGVLALLIFCLRIFDVSLGTVRTIAVVQGRSTVTVLLGFIEVLVWVTTVTHVVQRATGNPVLLVAYAGGFAAGNAVGIAVEKRLALGAVIVRFVSQSAGQEVAELLKRRSPKVFQFEGREHLAPVTLIYVPARRRDARRLIKQAMEIDPSLYYAVDSVRESNWNQPSPALPTGWRSVAKKK
- a CDS encoding sigma-70 family RNA polymerase sigma factor, translated to MEQPPEHFAVRWLEEHGDLLYGYALPRVGGDAAVAEDLVQETLLAAIRANERYSGDASRGTWLVGILRHKIVDHYRRSSRRPERPAADSSDSEAVEALLAAGDGARWRDRDGAALESQEFAEVFDKCLENINPTLAEAFILMVMDGLTTEEVCRHLQISPTNLSVRLCRARLELRRELKSRWFDE
- a CDS encoding spondin domain-containing protein; its protein translation is MLRTTLIALTLAASATAASAVDIRVTIESLAPAGGAVLTPVWVGFHDGSFDSYDGGLSAQPGLERLAEDGNTGPISADFLAGRTYVDGGVSGTFDNAQPAGQRVDGTIVSAGPGPLLPGQTTSQVFSIASDGANRYFSYASMVLPSNDYFVANGSPTAHDLMDLLDGSGSLSFVIGAPGTVNDAGTEEEDFDFAAPDLGGLNGLFPGAGFGGIAGQTGPDQGPADATTVVANVAGDPYANFLNNDGFDLTGLNFNELPVGIARVTLTAVPEPATVALAALTLAGVVGWRRR
- a CDS encoding Hsp20/alpha crystallin family protein: MLRSMVPWRERFPATFSRFENEMEDLMERYLGAGEDWSVNRFTPSLNVTETDRSYEVTAELPGLAPEDVSVEMTGGTLVVSGEKKEEKEEKGKTVHRVERRHGEFRRVVQLPDAADSKGVEATFEHGVLTVKVPKSVEQRPKKIAVKSPVKSTEK
- a CDS encoding YeiH family protein, which encodes MSRLKSILASDDWSAVLIGGGLLTVSLLLVTATLPEAASDAAITNPLDGWFAKPGKWESNPVAALWSSARDNELLGIGGAFAAGLVLFGAVVAARGDSWAAFAKAFAGLFALGLLALMITSQAAIKAYNLEYALWALAIGLAISNTVGLPDWLRPAARTELYIKTGLVLYGAKVLIGELYQLGPPGLAVAWVVTPVVLITTYWFGQRVLGIESKTLNMVISADMSVCGVSAAIATASACRAKQKELTLAISISLLFTVVMMILLPMAAVALGLSEEVGGAWIGGTIDSTGAVVASGQALGERAATVAITIKLIQNLLIGLTAFGVAVYWVRFVDRDSDVKPSLWEVWTRFPKFVIGFLGASLVFSMVQAWAPGGESIVNAALKQGTEPLRSWFFCLAFVSIGLESNFRELAHAIDGGKPLVLYVCGQSLNLALTLAMASLVF
- a CDS encoding aminopeptidase, encoding MHDPRITKLANLLLDHSCELKRGETILIEAIDLPEQNLTCALIEGAAARGATPLVTTKDLTVLRSLYRTATPEAMKLAGKLERNRMEQVQAYIGVRGSGNSSQHADVPSEKMDLYQEHWLRNVNDYRVPKTKWVVLRYPTDSFAQAAGMSTEAFTDFYFDVCTADYAKMAENQKPLIKRMEDADKVRIVGPGETDLTFSIKGIPVRPCAGQRNIPDGEVFTAPVRDSLNGVIHYNTQSRYQGTVFSDIRFEFKDGKIVDATANNTERLNTLLDSDEGARFVGEFAIGCNNYVRHPMLDTLFDEKIGGSLHLTPGQAYEDADNGNRSRIHWDLVLIQREDYGGGEIYFDDQLIRKDGFFVVDDLKGLNEGL
- a CDS encoding acyl-CoA dehydrogenase family protein, coding for MATDLQDPGTDHHAPAAQSAAEHVESFAETALKLGGKSDDEARRTGAIDTADDQVEQLFAAQYQTVNSPAHRAVWDRSVPTDEFLSTPPKTPAEVQKVMDDSIAVVSRHKQAGTLLNDEGKTREEVLQELAGVGYWGLLVGKEFGGSDCSFSSFAAFLARMATLDGTIAGLASIHGCIGAVDPVKTFGNADQKQRFLPGLADGSRLSAFALTEPCAGSDLTALRTTAVLDGDSYVVNGEKLFISNVVPGRTIGLVCLVDDKPAVLVVDLPAEENEQFQLKKYGIHALARLYNRGIVFNNFRVPQENLLKPVKGDGLTIAYHGLNLGRVSLCANAAGTMRQMMADMIPWAHFRVTYSEPIAHRELVQRRLGEMAGLIVGCDALVAWCSDLLDRGYRGEMECIIAKIFGSESMKHAAIELYMKTHGGRSFLHGHAFGDNVHDFLAPCIYEGEGEMLGMAFFKSLVKRHGKTYFEPVGKALAAAGIQRPNPLNPAHALKLAPVAMPYLKWLIGRKLMRGSKPNLPGMPSELRGHAEYACEKLTATALEIDGAMQKFQLKLADRQCRMAELSGRCQDLITMLATSMYAARQENEVVRVSADLLCQKLRQKLDGRRPSNQYFKQVTGLGAQVSAGAFPGLEEICGQEILQKYAPPAQ